From a single Fusobacterium ulcerans ATCC 49185 genomic region:
- a CDS encoding efflux RND transporter permease subunit, whose translation MKSISEFSIRKPATATMFIISMIFFGILGLKKMPIEMLPNINKPTVRIRIKWDGATPSDVDKMITRKIEDVLPNVEGIVEYTSESSAEQSLIFVKFKYGTEVETKITLIQNEINQIRNKFPDDMKEPSIRKSSMSDVPAITFSMAGGDKMEMRSYAENNLKPMLERISGVAQIQVFGGQEQEVSVEVDPNKLENYNLGIMDVYNKMNKASVNLPGGILREGEKEYLIKIEAEIETADEIKEIVLSNKNGHLLKLKDIAKIQVAPKDRTSIYRKNGKDSIVVIVSKTDDGNSVAIVNETKRVIEKNRGSLPINTVLNYEFDSSVTILNSISNVKSSGMQGLILASVILFVFLKSISATLIIAVAIPISIIFTFFLLNIQGISINLISLMGLSLGIGMLVDNSVVVVDNIFRHMTELGKTKLQAAKDGAEEMALPVLASTMTTVAAFLPLVFQEGLAKEQFNNLCYAISYSLLASLVISLTFVPMIASKVMDSKKDLNAEGKIMIGFRKMYVATLKWAIRHRGAVLGILAVLFIGSMFAASKIGGRYIPTVDEGRYAVVAKLPSGADVNKADRIGKVLEDKAATLSFVRDYTVSGNSSNAILNINAGLKTSRDESLQEIIRELRKTFVEFPDVELTITPGYKFGTRGIYDLEFELYSDNESQLQIISQELKEKIKDIDGIYDVTSSFEGGKPEGKFYIDREKAEYYGLDVKNIATMIQTQILGGTPIKINSDNSEIDVTLQLQKKYRESTGLILDSRITLPNGGNIRISDVAEFRAEEGPSKIEKKDKKKKIVIYANLKDELDLETAQKLVTATLEDMGYPDGLTYGTGGKSADMAEMGAQLKSTFAIAVFLIYFILVWQFESFIMPFVIILSIPLSTTGAFYALYAAGLSIDAMVSVGFVMLAGIVVNNAIVLIDFINIRRAAGDNMNKALITAGKTRLRPIMMTTLTTVLGMVPLMFSNGEGSEIYKGMSFVVVFGLSTATLLTLVVIPVFYYLIDDFIILMRKFRKKLSKKL comes from the coding sequence ATGAAATCAATTTCAGAATTTTCAATAAGAAAACCAGCTACAGCTACAATGTTTATAATATCAATGATTTTCTTTGGTATACTAGGTCTTAAAAAAATGCCAATAGAAATGCTTCCTAATATAAATAAACCTACTGTAAGAATAAGAATAAAATGGGATGGAGCAACTCCATCTGATGTAGATAAAATGATTACAAGAAAGATAGAAGATGTTCTTCCAAATGTAGAGGGAATAGTGGAATATACATCAGAATCTTCTGCTGAACAGTCTCTCATATTTGTAAAATTTAAATATGGGACTGAAGTTGAAACTAAAATAACTCTTATACAAAATGAGATAAATCAGATAAGAAATAAATTTCCAGATGACATGAAGGAACCTTCTATAAGAAAGAGTTCTATGTCAGATGTGCCAGCTATTACATTTTCTATGGCTGGTGGAGATAAAATGGAAATGAGGAGTTATGCTGAAAATAACTTAAAACCTATGCTTGAAAGAATTTCAGGAGTTGCTCAGATACAAGTTTTTGGAGGACAAGAACAGGAAGTATCAGTAGAAGTAGACCCAAATAAGCTGGAAAACTATAATCTTGGAATAATGGATGTATATAATAAAATGAATAAGGCAAGTGTTAATCTTCCAGGAGGAATTTTAAGAGAGGGAGAAAAAGAATACCTTATTAAAATAGAGGCAGAGATAGAAACTGCTGATGAAATAAAAGAAATAGTTCTAAGCAATAAAAATGGACATCTTTTAAAATTAAAAGATATAGCAAAAATACAGGTTGCTCCAAAAGACAGAACATCAATATATAGAAAAAATGGAAAGGACAGTATTGTAGTTATTGTTTCAAAAACAGATGATGGAAACTCTGTTGCAATTGTTAATGAAACTAAAAGGGTTATAGAGAAAAACAGAGGATCTTTGCCTATTAATACTGTACTAAATTATGAATTTGATTCTTCTGTCACAATACTGAATTCAATATCTAATGTTAAATCAAGTGGGATGCAGGGATTAATTTTGGCATCTGTTATACTTTTTGTTTTCTTAAAAAGTATTTCAGCTACATTAATAATAGCTGTGGCTATTCCTATATCTATAATTTTTACTTTCTTCTTGTTGAATATTCAGGGAATAAGTATCAATCTGATATCTCTTATGGGATTATCTCTGGGAATAGGTATGTTGGTAGATAACTCAGTAGTAGTTGTGGATAATATATTCAGACATATGACTGAACTTGGGAAAACGAAATTGCAGGCAGCAAAAGATGGAGCAGAGGAAATGGCACTTCCTGTATTGGCTTCAACCATGACAACTGTTGCTGCATTTTTACCTTTGGTTTTTCAGGAGGGGTTGGCAAAAGAACAATTTAATAACTTATGTTATGCAATATCATATTCATTGCTGGCTTCATTAGTAATATCGCTTACATTTGTTCCAATGATAGCAAGTAAGGTAATGGATAGTAAAAAAGATCTGAATGCTGAAGGAAAAATAATGATAGGCTTTAGAAAAATGTATGTGGCAACATTAAAATGGGCTATAAGACATAGAGGAGCAGTATTAGGGATATTAGCAGTTTTGTTTATAGGATCAATGTTTGCTGCATCAAAAATAGGGGGTAGATATATTCCAACTGTTGATGAGGGAAGATATGCTGTAGTTGCAAAGCTTCCATCAGGAGCAGATGTAAATAAAGCTGATAGAATAGGAAAAGTTCTTGAAGATAAAGCAGCAACACTTTCATTTGTGAGAGATTATACAGTTTCAGGAAACAGTTCAAATGCTATTCTTAATATAAATGCAGGGTTGAAAACTTCAAGAGATGAATCTCTGCAAGAAATAATAAGAGAACTAAGAAAAACTTTTGTGGAATTCCCAGATGTAGAATTGACAATAACTCCAGGATATAAATTTGGAACAAGAGGAATATATGATTTAGAGTTTGAACTTTATTCAGATAATGAATCACAGCTTCAAATAATTTCCCAGGAACTTAAAGAAAAAATAAAAGATATTGATGGTATCTATGATGTAACTTCATCATTTGAAGGTGGAAAACCAGAAGGAAAATTCTATATAGATAGAGAAAAAGCTGAATATTATGGATTAGATGTAAAAAACATAGCAACAATGATACAAACACAGATATTAGGTGGAACTCCTATTAAAATCAACAGTGATAATAGTGAAATAGATGTTACACTTCAATTACAGAAAAAATATAGAGAATCTACAGGTTTGATATTAGATTCAAGAATAACCCTTCCAAATGGTGGGAATATCAGAATATCTGATGTTGCTGAATTTAGAGCTGAAGAGGGACCTTCAAAAATAGAAAAAAAAGATAAAAAAAAGAAAATAGTTATATATGCCAACTTAAAAGATGAACTAGATTTGGAAACTGCCCAAAAGCTTGTTACTGCAACTTTGGAAGATATGGGATATCCAGATGGATTGACTTATGGAACTGGAGGAAAAAGTGCAGATATGGCTGAAATGGGAGCTCAATTGAAATCAACATTTGCCATTGCAGTATTTCTTATTTACTTTATTCTTGTATGGCAGTTTGAGTCATTTATAATGCCTTTTGTAATTATATTATCTATACCACTGTCAACTACAGGAGCATTTTATGCTCTCTATGCAGCAGGACTTAGTATAGATGCCATGGTATCTGTAGGATTTGTAATGTTGGCAGGAATAGTTGTAAATAATGCTATTGTATTAATAGATTTCATTAATATTAGGAGAGCTGCTGGTGATAATATGAATAAAGCTCTTATTACAGCAGGAAAGACAAGACTTAGACCAATTATGATGACTACGCTAACTACTGTACTTGGAATGGTTCCATTGATGTTCAGTAATGGTGAGGGATCAGAAATATATAAAGGAATGTCTTTTGTTGTAGTCTTTGGACTTTCTACAGCTACTCTTTTGACTCTGGTAGTAATACCTGTATTCTATTATCTGATAGATGACTTTATAATTTTAATGAGAAAATTTAGAAAAAAATTATCAAAAAAATTGTAA
- a CDS encoding MerR family transcriptional regulator has protein sequence MEDYLTIGEISKLTAVSISTLRYYDSEGIFSPALKDEKNNYRYYTGFQIPVLKIIVHLKKLGFTNDSIKSHLNNLNYSHTLELITKIIEETKVEIKRLQRIEKELVQNSGQIKQLIEIEKKIDTFFIEEIDEIKAVYAEISLDIDSKKIIQAAFKKLDSSLNSSNSSEVTKKIDAPLNNTVLPIGIYALIIPKENIDNGSFKEEKIIFMQDVKNIEKRMTIPKNRYACLYCKNKFKNRREYIDKLLEWIKENNFEIIGDAIIHFLAGPGFVKDPKELLYAVKVPIK, from the coding sequence ATGGAAGATTACTTAACAATTGGGGAAATATCGAAACTTACAGCAGTTTCTATCTCTACATTACGTTATTATGATAGTGAAGGGATATTTTCTCCTGCTTTAAAAGATGAAAAAAACAACTATAGATACTATACAGGATTCCAAATCCCAGTATTGAAGATAATAGTACATTTGAAAAAATTAGGATTTACAAATGATTCTATAAAAAGCCATCTAAATAATCTTAATTATTCTCACACTTTGGAATTAATAACAAAGATAATAGAAGAAACAAAGGTAGAAATAAAAAGACTTCAAAGAATAGAAAAAGAGTTAGTACAAAATTCTGGACAGATAAAACAGCTGATTGAAATAGAGAAAAAAATAGATACTTTTTTTATAGAAGAGATAGATGAAATAAAAGCTGTATATGCAGAAATTTCTTTAGATATTGATTCTAAGAAAATAATTCAAGCAGCATTTAAAAAATTGGACAGCAGTTTGAATTCTAGTAATTCTTCTGAAGTGACTAAAAAAATAGATGCTCCTTTAAATAATACTGTTTTGCCAATAGGAATATATGCTTTGATAATTCCTAAGGAAAATATTGACAATGGAAGCTTTAAAGAAGAGAAAATTATTTTTATGCAGGATGTAAAAAATATTGAAAAAAGAATGACAATACCTAAAAATAGGTATGCATGTCTTTATTGTAAAAATAAATTTAAAAACAGAAGAGAATATATTGATAAACTTTTAGAATGGATAAAAGAGAACAACTTTGAAATTATAGGAGATGCTATTATACATTTTCTAGCAGGGCCTGGTTTTGTAAAGGATCCTAAAGAATTACTCTATGCAGTAAAAGTACCAATAAAATAA
- a CDS encoding WYL domain-containing protein, which produces MAEFNELIKKFDKIRDYMREFYIYGFKSREELALKSLRSYDDDKRRIESYLTGYMSFNQRENGKNIFLSVDSRKITENPLYKVFKTKSFTKNDITLHFIILDILSRNKKFTLREITDKINNDYFSKFRESNILDTATIRLKLSEYVKEGILKSEKNGKEVYYNFFCVDIDILNYKDTISFFSVVSPIGVIGSFIMDRFEIRNMKFSFKHNYILYAMESEILYKILEGLNKKSKIELKYFMKKDKKYIIKKITPLKVFVSVQTGRRYIVGCLESGSVFTYRLDKIKDVKVLEKDENFIKLQNEIENKLQYLWGVSFKKNELETLKMVLYIGKKEEYIVDRLRNEGRHGIIKQLSNDKWEYKIEVYDALEMLPWIRTFTGRIISLESTNEDVCRKFYRDFESVYRFYDGGKNDIQRNK; this is translated from the coding sequence ATGGCTGAATTTAATGAATTGATAAAGAAATTTGATAAAATAAGAGATTATATGAGGGAATTTTATATTTATGGATTTAAAAGCAGAGAAGAATTAGCTCTAAAAAGCCTTAGAAGTTATGATGATGATAAAAGACGTATAGAAAGCTATCTAACAGGGTATATGTCATTTAATCAAAGAGAAAATGGAAAAAATATATTTCTTTCAGTAGACAGCAGAAAAATAACTGAAAATCCATTGTATAAAGTATTTAAAACAAAATCTTTTACTAAAAATGATATAACATTACATTTTATAATTTTGGATATTTTATCAAGAAATAAAAAATTTACTTTAAGAGAGATAACAGATAAAATAAATAATGATTATTTTTCAAAATTTAGAGAAAGTAATATTTTAGATACAGCAACCATAAGACTTAAACTTTCAGAATATGTAAAAGAGGGAATATTAAAAAGTGAAAAAAATGGTAAGGAAGTATATTATAATTTTTTTTGTGTAGATATAGATATTTTAAATTATAAAGATACAATATCTTTTTTTAGTGTAGTATCTCCTATTGGAGTTATAGGAAGTTTTATAATGGATAGATTTGAAATCAGAAATATGAAATTTTCTTTTAAACATAACTATATACTTTATGCTATGGAAAGTGAAATATTGTATAAAATATTAGAAGGATTGAATAAAAAATCAAAAATAGAATTAAAATATTTTATGAAAAAAGATAAAAAATATATTATTAAAAAGATAACTCCATTAAAGGTATTTGTAAGTGTACAAACAGGAAGAAGATATATTGTTGGATGTTTAGAATCTGGTTCTGTATTTACATATAGACTTGATAAAATAAAAGATGTAAAAGTTTTAGAAAAAGATGAAAATTTCATTAAATTACAAAATGAAATAGAAAATAAATTACAATATTTATGGGGGGTCTCTTTTAAGAAAAACGAATTAGAAACATTGAAAATGGTGCTATACATTGGAAAGAAAGAAGAATACATAGTAGATAGACTTAGAAATGAAGGAAGACATGGAATAATTAAACAATTAAGTAATGATAAATGGGAGTATAAAATAGAAGTATACGATGCTTTAGAGATGCTCCCATGGATAAGAACTTTTACTGGGAGGATAATTTCTTTAGAGTCAACTAATGAAGATGTATGCAGAAAATTTTATAGGGATTTTGAATCTGTGTATAGATTTTATGATGGAGGAAAAAATGATATTCAACGAAATAAATAA
- a CDS encoding WYL domain-containing protein, which translates to MIFNEINNVYYLTVSRIINELLKRPLTDREMIKIIKETAFLESFIQIYQSIKEERWQLITKDMETVINNPIKPYLTELEKRWLKSVFMDRKIKLFCDEIPELAEIKPLYQEKDFYYFDRKKNGDNYDDEKYVKNFRRILKGINERRKLIVKSLNRGKRITEIEVIPDRIEYSYKDDKFRFLGIKGGKEKIFNMSNILECELTEVYEEIEKEITPMEQRKITVDLVDSRDALERAMLHFSDFKKITEKIEERKYKMEIYYEAIDETEVLIRVLSFGPMLRVIYPKRFVSLIKERLKKQKKLWTF; encoded by the coding sequence ATGATATTCAACGAAATAAATAATGTATATTATCTAACTGTATCCAGAATCATAAATGAATTATTAAAAAGACCATTAACAGATAGAGAAATGATAAAGATAATTAAAGAAACAGCTTTTTTAGAGAGCTTTATACAAATATATCAATCTATAAAAGAGGAGAGATGGCAGCTCATAACAAAAGATATGGAAACTGTAATAAATAACCCTATAAAACCATACCTTACAGAGCTGGAAAAAAGATGGCTGAAATCTGTTTTTATGGATAGAAAGATTAAACTTTTTTGTGATGAAATTCCAGAATTAGCTGAAATAAAACCTCTTTATCAAGAGAAAGATTTTTATTATTTTGATAGAAAGAAAAATGGAGATAACTATGATGATGAAAAGTATGTAAAAAATTTCAGAAGAATCTTAAAGGGAATAAATGAAAGAAGAAAATTGATAGTAAAATCTTTGAATAGAGGAAAAAGAATAACAGAGATAGAAGTAATTCCAGATAGAATAGAGTATTCATATAAAGATGATAAATTTCGTTTTTTAGGAATAAAAGGTGGAAAAGAAAAAATATTTAACATGTCAAATATATTAGAATGTGAATTAACAGAGGTATATGAAGAAATTGAAAAAGAAATAACACCTATGGAGCAGAGAAAAATAACAGTTGATTTGGTAGATTCCAGAGATGCTTTAGAAAGAGCTATGCTGCATTTTTCAGATTTTAAAAAGATAACGGAAAAAATTGAGGAAAGAAAATATAAGATGGAAATATATTATGAAGCAATTGATGAAACAGAAGTCCTTATAAGAGTACTATCCTTTGGTCCAATGCTGAGAGTTATCTATCCCAAAAGATTTGTTTCACTGATAAAAGAAAGATTGAAAAAACAGAAAAAACTGTGGACTTTTTAG
- a CDS encoding RtcB family protein yields the protein MRTKFYEITGKYNTAKVFTNVIENEAVEQIKILCNQEFITGSKIRIMPDVHSGAGCTIGTTMTITDKVIPNLVGVDIGCGMETVMIADKEIDLEKLDKLIYEKIPSGHNIRKTPHELINEIDLNQLRCTGHVKMDRAIRSIGTLGGGNHFIEAGKDEVGNIYITVHSGSRHLGLEVANYYQKMGYKALNKVSDIDIDKTIEQLKCEGREKEINKIIKEIKKQIITDIPPALAYVSEELFDDYIYDMKLIQRFAVLNRKAMMDEIIKGLGTEVIEEFTTIHNYIDTDMMILRKGAVSAKKGEKLLIPINMRDGSLICIGKGNEDWNYSAPHGAGRLMSRTKAKKTFELKNFKKEMEGIYTTSVNKDTLDECPMAYKAMEDIIKNIDDTVDIVKRIIPIYNFKAGE from the coding sequence ATGAGAACTAAATTTTATGAGATAACTGGAAAATATAATACAGCTAAAGTTTTTACAAATGTGATAGAAAATGAAGCTGTAGAACAGATAAAAATATTATGTAATCAGGAATTTATAACTGGAAGTAAAATACGTATTATGCCTGATGTACATTCTGGAGCAGGATGTACTATTGGAACTACAATGACTATAACTGATAAAGTAATACCTAATTTAGTAGGAGTAGATATAGGCTGTGGAATGGAAACAGTCATGATAGCAGATAAAGAAATTGATTTAGAAAAATTAGATAAACTTATCTATGAAAAAATACCATCAGGTCATAATATAAGAAAGACTCCTCATGAATTAATAAATGAAATTGATTTGAATCAATTGAGATGTACAGGACATGTAAAAATGGATAGAGCTATAAGAAGTATAGGAACTTTAGGTGGTGGAAATCATTTTATTGAAGCTGGAAAAGATGAAGTGGGAAATATCTATATAACTGTTCATTCTGGGAGCAGACATTTAGGGTTGGAAGTTGCTAATTATTATCAAAAGATGGGATATAAAGCTCTTAATAAAGTAAGTGATATAGATATTGATAAAACTATAGAACAATTAAAATGTGAAGGAAGAGAAAAAGAAATAAATAAAATAATCAAAGAAATTAAAAAACAGATAATAACAGATATTCCACCAGCTTTGGCATATGTATCAGAAGAGCTTTTTGATGACTATATATATGATATGAAGCTGATACAAAGATTTGCTGTATTAAATAGAAAAGCCATGATGGATGAAATAATAAAAGGATTGGGAACAGAAGTAATTGAAGAATTTACTACAATTCATAACTATATTGATACTGATATGATGATATTGAGAAAAGGAGCAGTATCAGCTAAGAAAGGAGAAAAGCTTTTAATACCAATAAATATGAGAGATGGCAGCCTTATCTGTATAGGAAAAGGAAATGAAGATTGGAACTATTCAGCTCCACATGGTGCAGGAAGATTGATGAGTCGTACAAAAGCAAAGAAAACTTTTGAATTGAAGAATTTTAAAAAAGAAATGGAAGGAATATATACTACCTCTGTAAATAAAGACACTTTGGATGAATGTCCTATGGCATATAAAGCTATGGAAGATATCATAAAAAATATAGATGATACTGTAGATATTGTAAAAAGAATTATACCAATATATAATTTTAAAGCTGGAGAATAA
- a CDS encoding HU family DNA-binding protein — MTEKEFLTLYKERRNLKSIREAKERLDSFWKALFDVLDVEDKVIIKDWGIFEKRRVKPRKILNLATREMMMTEEKKVIKFRPRMKMIDKVNELNTLIEEEYEH, encoded by the coding sequence ATGACAGAAAAAGAGTTTTTAACCTTATACAAGGAAAGAAGGAATCTAAAAAGCATAAGAGAAGCAAAAGAAAGATTAGATTCTTTCTGGAAAGCTCTTTTTGATGTTTTAGATGTAGAAGACAAAGTAATAATAAAAGACTGGGGAATATTTGAGAAAAGGAGAGTAAAACCTAGAAAAATATTAAACTTAGCCACTAGAGAAATGATGATGACAGAAGAAAAGAAAGTTATTAAATTTAGACCCAGAATGAAAATGATAGATAAAGTAAATGAGCTTAATACTCTCATAGAGGAGGAATATGAACACTAG
- a CDS encoding HU family DNA-binding protein — MNTREFVSYYKKLRKEKDKIIEYEEAREEIEEIFNLIAEVIAMDEEVKFKNKGTFSLLKRKKRRIGSPTSNEIREIIPKKTIKFVQSKILEIN, encoded by the coding sequence ATGAACACTAGAGAATTTGTATCATATTACAAGAAATTGAGAAAAGAAAAAGACAAAATAATAGAATATGAAGAAGCAAGAGAGGAGATAGAAGAGATATTTAACCTTATAGCAGAAGTAATAGCTATGGATGAAGAGGTAAAGTTTAAAAATAAGGGAACATTTTCACTTTTAAAAAGAAAAAAGAGAAGAATAGGAAGTCCAACATCAAATGAAATAAGAGAAATAATTCCTAAAAAGACAATAAAATTTGTACAATCAAAAATATTAGAAATAAATTGA
- a CDS encoding DUF2262 domain-containing protein, with product MEKRLKDEFENLLEKAEYSKIIKKIKSIPPEDRDYEINSYMARAFSGEGKFDSALKVLFSIEKDGITDPLWHYRIGFAYYSLEEFEKAQKYTKQSLELDPNDRWTIMLLRVLNKKLNIYEGKKTENDLKAIDFKKSDVFTAETLFSIWKNDLADLYIDTEDDFKIDSFLPQIKNKLKWIEDNSQIIEKVLIDDGILELAEEWASSAEEAEDEEQECYIMEDGEKVFFPISEKDFTDSLYVESITMNIEDNEISLEIFFCCCPDYFAGHCIIVEIDKEGNITNQSLAG from the coding sequence ATGGAAAAAAGATTGAAAGATGAATTTGAAAATCTATTAGAAAAAGCTGAATATAGTAAAATAATAAAAAAAATTAAATCTATCCCACCTGAAGATAGAGATTATGAAATTAATAGTTATATGGCTAGAGCCTTCAGTGGAGAAGGAAAATTTGATAGTGCATTGAAAGTATTGTTCTCTATTGAAAAAGATGGAATAACTGACCCTCTATGGCATTACAGAATAGGATTTGCTTATTATTCTCTTGAAGAATTTGAAAAAGCTCAAAAATATACAAAACAATCTTTGGAATTAGATCCTAATGACAGATGGACAATAATGCTTTTAAGAGTATTAAATAAAAAATTAAATATATATGAAGGTAAAAAAACCGAGAATGATCTTAAAGCTATAGATTTTAAAAAATCAGATGTATTTACTGCTGAAACTTTATTCAGCATCTGGAAAAATGACCTTGCTGATCTATACATTGACACTGAAGATGATTTTAAAATCGATTCTTTTCTTCCACAGATAAAGAACAAATTAAAATGGATTGAAGATAATTCACAAATAATAGAAAAAGTGCTTATAGATGATGGAATACTTGAATTAGCTGAAGAATGGGCTTCCAGTGCTGAAGAAGCAGAGGATGAAGAGCAGGAATGCTATATAATGGAAGATGGAGAAAAAGTATTTTTTCCAATCTCTGAAAAAGATTTTACTGACAGTTTATATGTTGAAAGTATTACTATGAATATTGAAGACAATGAAATCTCTTTAGAAATATTTTTCTGCTGCTGTCCAGATTACTTTGCAGGACACTGTATAATAGTGGAAATAGATAAAGAAGGGAATATCACAAATCAAAGCTTGGCTGGATAA
- a CDS encoding DUF5713 family protein: MSYDLMVFEFSKAPKTQAEFLQWYEMQTEWEEDHDYENPEVTSPALRAWFMEMIKTFPQMNGPFALEDDEIEDDSYLTDYSIGKDVIYAGFAWSLADEAYDLVRELSEKYKVGFFDVSGNGDIFYPDGTIFSHDEEELLEEEYEYSYDGATVYFAVKKFDSNFKLLDDMYRDDYYPDFLVDKIADEIKKVIAFLENGTHTYEEIQEKFDIMTIAINDLEEEFEDNESEIETVARESIGAAVDYILEWFGIAIDVEEAIGEREW, translated from the coding sequence ATGAGTTATGATTTAATGGTATTTGAATTTTCTAAAGCTCCTAAAACACAAGCTGAATTTTTACAATGGTATGAAATGCAAACTGAATGGGAAGAGGATCATGATTATGAAAATCCAGAAGTAACTTCTCCAGCTCTTAGAGCATGGTTTATGGAAATGATAAAAACTTTCCCTCAAATGAATGGACCTTTTGCTCTTGAAGATGATGAAATTGAAGATGACTCATATCTTACTGATTACAGTATTGGAAAGGATGTTATCTATGCAGGTTTTGCTTGGTCTTTAGCAGATGAAGCTTACGATTTAGTAAGAGAACTTTCAGAAAAGTATAAAGTTGGTTTTTTTGATGTCAGTGGCAATGGAGATATTTTTTATCCTGATGGAACTATCTTTTCTCATGATGAAGAGGAGCTATTAGAAGAAGAATATGAATACAGCTATGATGGAGCTACTGTCTATTTTGCTGTTAAAAAATTTGACAGTAATTTCAAATTATTAGATGATATGTATAGGGATGATTATTATCCAGATTTTTTGGTAGATAAAATAGCAGATGAAATTAAAAAAGTTATAGCTTTCTTAGAAAATGGAACTCATACTTATGAAGAGATACAAGAAAAGTTTGATATTATGACCATTGCTATCAATGATTTAGAAGAAGAATTTGAAGATAATGAAAGTGAAATAGAAACTGTAGCAAGAGAAAGTATAGGAGCTGCTGTTGACTATATTCTTGAATGGTTTGGAATAGCTATAGATGTAGAGGAAGCTATAGGAGAAAGGGAATGGTAA
- a CDS encoding DUF2004 domain-containing protein: MKITYFNEFDPQNDYAETTIILDGKEVELDLNCEEVIGSTDWIPEYEKYVVQLERIKKDILQYINNDFIEEGLTKEWITFHLEEIDEEYIDALLKNAEQFLNKEEQALSLLRLRRIGLYPEYEGYAIWDFVLDDEVSDEILTLQTDINGNILNIAWES, translated from the coding sequence ATGAAAATAACATATTTTAATGAATTTGATCCTCAAAATGATTATGCAGAAACTACTATCATTTTAGATGGCAAAGAAGTAGAATTGGATTTAAATTGTGAAGAGGTTATTGGTTCTACAGATTGGATTCCTGAATATGAAAAGTATGTAGTTCAATTAGAGAGAATAAAAAAAGATATTTTACAATATATAAACAACGATTTTATTGAAGAGGGATTAACAAAGGAATGGATAACTTTTCATTTAGAAGAAATAGATGAGGAATATATTGATGCTCTCTTAAAAAATGCAGAACAATTTTTAAATAAAGAAGAACAGGCACTATCTCTATTAAGGCTTAGGAGAATTGGACTTTATCCAGAATATGAAGGATATGCTATATGGGATTTTGTACTAGATGATGAGGTAAGTGATGAAATACTTACCCTGCAAACTGATATTAATGGCAATATATTAAATATTGCTTGGGAAAGTTAA